Proteins from one Deltaproteobacteria bacterium genomic window:
- the dsrA gene encoding dissimilatory-type sulfite reductase subunit alpha: MAFEPAQEQKILKYEELRIYSDEELNNYTEEELKNFKIKHEIPDVDELEKGPWPSFVADTKREALHRRKLAKDRMMIEADVAEDLLGQLQVSFDDGETHWKHGGIVGVFGYGGGVIGRYSDLQEQFPSIAHFHTMRVNQTMSKFYDTDYLRCLCDLWEYRGSGLMNMHGSTGDIIFLGTFTEQLEPVFYELGHVLQQDLGGSGSNLRSPSCCLGKARCEYACIDTQDMCYELTNYYQDELHRPAFPYKFKFKFDGCPNGCVASIARSDMSYIGTWRDNIRIDQEAVQAYIGGEIPPNGGAHAGKDWGKFDIENEVINRCPTQCMWMEDGKLMIDDKECTRCMHCIDTMPAALRPGTDTGCSILFGAKAPILEGAQMSVLTIPFVKCEHPYDNIKEIVEKVWDWWMEEGKNRERLGELIQRYGIPKFLEVLEIPAMPQMVTEPRSNPYIFWKSEDVPGGFERDINVYRAKHKR; this comes from the coding sequence ATGGCATTTGAACCAGCACAGGAACAAAAGATACTCAAGTATGAGGAGCTCAGGATTTACTCCGACGAGGAGTTGAATAATTATACAGAGGAAGAGCTCAAGAATTTCAAGATAAAGCACGAGATCCCGGATGTGGATGAACTGGAAAAGGGGCCTTGGCCGAGTTTTGTGGCCGATACCAAACGAGAGGCCCTGCACCGCAGAAAACTGGCAAAAGATCGAATGATGATTGAGGCGGATGTGGCCGAAGATCTGCTGGGACAGCTCCAGGTCTCTTTTGACGACGGCGAAACCCACTGGAAGCATGGCGGCATCGTGGGGGTGTTCGGTTATGGAGGCGGCGTTATCGGTCGGTATTCCGACCTGCAGGAGCAGTTTCCTTCCATTGCCCATTTTCACACCATGCGTGTGAACCAGACCATGAGCAAGTTTTATGATACGGATTATCTTCGATGCCTTTGCGACCTGTGGGAATATCGAGGGAGCGGTCTGATGAATATGCACGGATCCACCGGGGACATCATATTCCTGGGGACTTTTACCGAGCAGCTTGAGCCGGTTTTCTATGAGCTGGGTCACGTGCTCCAGCAGGATCTGGGCGGATCTGGATCCAATCTGCGCTCCCCTTCCTGCTGCCTGGGAAAGGCCCGCTGCGAATATGCCTGTATTGATACCCAGGATATGTGCTACGAACTGACAAACTATTACCAGGATGAACTGCACCGCCCGGCCTTCCCGTACAAGTTTAAATTTAAATTCGACGGCTGCCCCAACGGATGTGTTGCGTCCATCGCCCGATCCGACATGTCGTACATCGGGACCTGGAGAGACAATATCCGGATCGATCAGGAAGCGGTCCAGGCATATATCGGCGGCGAAATTCCGCCCAATGGCGGTGCGCACGCCGGGAAAGACTGGGGGAAATTCGATATCGAAAATGAAGTGATTAATCGCTGCCCCACCCAGTGTATGTGGATGGAAGACGGCAAACTCATGATCGACGACAAGGAATGTACCCGCTGCATGCACTGCATCGATACCATGCCCGCCGCCTTGAGACCGGGCACGGACACCGGGTGCAGCATCCTCTTCGGGGCCAAGGCGCCGATTCTCGAGGGCGCCCAGATGTCGGTCCTGACCATTCCTTTTGTAAAGTGTGAGCACCCCTACGACAACATCAAGGAGATCGTGGAAAAGGTGTGGGACTGGTGGATGGAAGAGGGGAAGAACCGCGAGCGCTTAGGTGAACTGATCCAGCGCTACGGAATCCCGAAATTCCTGGAGGTGCTTGAAATTCCTGCCATGCCGCAGATGGTGACAGAACCCAGGAGTAACCCCTACATCTTCTGGAAATCGGAAGATGTGCCGGGTGGCTTTGAACGCGATATTAACGTATACCGAGCCAAGCATAAGAGATAG
- the cobB gene encoding hydrogenobyrinic acid a,c-diamide synthase (glutamine-hydrolyzing), translating to MHPRVIIAALKGGSGKTILSLGLVAAWRERGLRIAPFKKGPDFIDAGWLAFAADRPCFNLDPFLMNEEQIMASFLFRSDDSDLSLIEGNRGLYDGLDLDGSSSTAGLAKLLCAPVLIILDVSMSTRTMAAVVKGCQTFDPGVHIAGAILNRVAGQRQEMLITAAIEKYCGVPVVGSVPKLKEHFFPERHMGLVPLQERAQAEKAVSWARKIVQDHLRLDQIWEIAHRSGDHEIATSQLAPRTKAAASDLSPRIGFIRDRAFWFYYPENLEQLERMGAVMVEVDAISSPELPQLDALYIGGGFPETQAQGLADNRGFRMSLKAEIEKGLPVYAECGGFMYLGERLLVGNRSYPMVGALPVEFILQKRPQGHGYTVLRVAGPNLYYNVGDELRGHEFHYSRPVFTGEKGLKFAFKVNRGRGIDGLRDGICRKNILATYTHVHAAGNRSWAKGLFGAALSHKKSDKFLKVGKEYLTTQ from the coding sequence ATGCACCCTCGAGTCATTATTGCCGCGTTAAAGGGAGGGTCCGGGAAGACCATCCTGTCTCTGGGTCTTGTTGCCGCATGGCGGGAAAGAGGCCTCAGGATCGCTCCCTTTAAAAAGGGGCCGGATTTTATTGATGCCGGTTGGCTCGCCTTTGCTGCGGACCGGCCGTGTTTTAATCTGGATCCTTTCTTGATGAATGAAGAGCAGATAATGGCATCTTTTCTCTTCCGCTCAGACGATTCGGACCTCTCCTTGATCGAAGGGAACAGGGGGCTATACGACGGACTCGATTTAGATGGCTCATCCAGTACGGCAGGTCTGGCCAAGCTCCTTTGTGCGCCGGTCCTGATTATTCTGGATGTGTCCATGTCAACCCGCACCATGGCAGCCGTTGTCAAGGGGTGCCAGACCTTCGACCCGGGCGTGCATATCGCAGGGGCTATTTTGAACAGGGTTGCGGGGCAACGGCAGGAGATGTTGATCACTGCAGCCATTGAAAAGTACTGTGGGGTGCCTGTGGTCGGTTCTGTCCCTAAGTTGAAGGAACATTTTTTCCCTGAGCGACACATGGGTCTTGTCCCCCTTCAGGAGCGGGCTCAGGCCGAAAAGGCTGTTTCATGGGCCAGGAAGATCGTTCAAGATCATCTCCGGTTAGATCAGATCTGGGAGATTGCGCACCGGTCCGGGGATCATGAAATCGCGACGTCACAGTTGGCACCAAGAACAAAGGCGGCGGCCAGTGATCTATCTCCACGAATTGGGTTCATCAGAGACCGGGCATTCTGGTTCTACTATCCGGAAAACCTGGAGCAGCTTGAGCGCATGGGGGCCGTGATGGTGGAGGTGGATGCCATATCCTCACCGGAACTGCCGCAGTTGGATGCCCTGTATATCGGGGGGGGATTCCCTGAGACCCAGGCACAAGGTCTTGCGGATAATCGAGGTTTCAGAATGAGCCTGAAAGCGGAAATCGAAAAGGGACTTCCGGTTTATGCGGAGTGCGGAGGGTTCATGTATTTAGGAGAGCGGCTTTTAGTGGGTAACCGGTCTTACCCAATGGTTGGAGCGCTCCCGGTGGAATTCATTCTTCAAAAAAGGCCTCAGGGCCACGGATACACGGTGCTGAGAGTAGCCGGCCCCAACCTGTATTATAATGTGGGCGACGAGTTAAGAGGCCATGAATTCCACTACTCCCGGCCTGTGTTTACTGGAGAAAAGGGCCTGAAATTCGCCTTTAAGGTGAACCGAGGCCGGGGGATTGACGGCCTGAGAGACGGCATTTGCAGAAAGAATATCCTGGCAACCTACACCCATGTGCATGCGGCGGGCAATCGGAGTTGGGCGAAAGGGCTTTTTGGGGCCGCCCTTTCGCACAAAAAATCGGATAAATTTTTAAAAGTGGGAAAAGAATATTTGACAACACAATAA
- a CDS encoding TusE/DsrC/DsvC family sulfur relay protein produces MPTVEFEGNTYSVDEDGFIDDFNNWNEAWMRYVKTTEGIEELTDEHKKVVDVLQDYYKKNGIAPMVRILSKVTGYKLKYIYELFPSGPGKGACKMAGLPKPTGCV; encoded by the coding sequence ATGCCAACAGTAGAGTTTGAGGGGAATACCTACAGTGTTGATGAAGACGGCTTCATTGACGATTTCAACAACTGGAATGAGGCATGGATGCGCTATGTGAAGACGACGGAAGGTATTGAGGAACTGACCGACGAGCACAAGAAGGTGGTCGATGTTCTTCAGGACTATTACAAGAAGAATGGGATCGCCCCCATGGTGAGAATCCTCTCCAAGGTCACCGGATACAAGCTGAAATACATCTACGAGTTATTTCCCTCTGGACCGGGCAAGGGTGCCTGTAAGATGGCCGGCCTGCCAAAACCCACGGGTTGCGTCTGA
- a CDS encoding YcaO-like family protein, producing MKFQNHIRNEYNKCDTPDNTVRRIQQGFDRLGLAPEYAGVRVSDLLFWGRIWIDSLQIVCEGKGISHRLAEASAYAELAERMSAGLYYPVFEEQVRFHLPGIYGPDTVRFLNYEWMEGYVRAHQTELDRAVTVEELLRRECHLSSAHLTEIKDCEMARHWVDGYSLLREETVKVPVKFVAYIHGSNGMAAGNTIEEAMIQASCEILERYAQINIVKPETIVPSIDTGTIDLDLIHRMIAFYARFNVGVTLKDLSFDGMLPVIGVFYTNRNLPPDRLEHRSLIAGASFTLEEALTRCFTEGMQGKKSLLTSRPQFDRPVVPRSQVKDYYTLMRCGVSPTDISFLDEGKMTGFRPWRKKDILEEIEALKEIVRGFGTDCIVLKHTHPVLEFPVVRVVIPGISDFLPFLPSTILTDEKTKPATAWKGETFMRVMQSFFTHH from the coding sequence ATGAAGTTTCAAAACCACATCCGGAACGAATATAATAAATGCGATACCCCGGATAATACTGTGCGCCGAATCCAGCAGGGGTTCGACCGCCTGGGACTTGCGCCCGAATATGCCGGAGTCAGGGTTTCGGATTTGCTCTTCTGGGGAAGAATCTGGATCGATTCGCTCCAGATCGTGTGCGAGGGAAAAGGCATCTCCCACAGACTGGCTGAAGCAAGCGCATATGCAGAGTTGGCGGAACGGATGAGCGCCGGCCTATATTATCCGGTGTTTGAAGAACAGGTCCGATTTCATCTGCCGGGGATCTACGGCCCCGATACCGTCCGTTTTTTGAATTACGAATGGATGGAGGGGTATGTCAGGGCTCACCAGACAGAATTGGACAGGGCCGTGACCGTCGAGGAGCTGCTCCGAAGGGAATGCCATCTCAGCAGCGCGCACTTGACCGAAATCAAGGACTGCGAGATGGCGCGACACTGGGTCGACGGCTATTCCCTGCTCCGGGAAGAGACCGTCAAGGTCCCGGTCAAATTCGTGGCCTACATCCACGGTTCCAACGGGATGGCCGCCGGCAACACCATCGAAGAGGCCATGATCCAGGCAAGCTGCGAAATCCTGGAGCGATATGCCCAGATCAACATCGTTAAACCGGAGACGATCGTCCCGTCCATCGACACTGGCACAATAGACCTCGATCTAATCCACCGGATGATCGCGTTTTATGCCCGATTCAATGTCGGCGTTACCCTGAAGGACCTTTCTTTTGACGGCATGCTGCCGGTCATCGGGGTATTCTATACCAACCGGAACCTCCCCCCGGACCGGCTGGAACACAGATCCCTGATCGCAGGCGCCTCCTTCACCCTGGAGGAGGCCCTCACCCGCTGCTTCACCGAAGGGATGCAGGGGAAGAAGTCCCTTCTTACTTCACGGCCCCAGTTTGACAGGCCGGTGGTCCCCAGGTCCCAGGTCAAAGACTACTATACCCTGATGCGATGCGGGGTCTCGCCGACCGATATCTCCTTTTTAGATGAGGGGAAGATGACGGGCTTCCGTCCGTGGCGGAAGAAAGACATTCTGGAGGAGATCGAGGCGCTCAAAGAGATCGTCAGGGGGTTCGGGACCGACTGCATCGTCCTGAAACACACCCATCCGGTCCTGGAGTTCCCGGTGGTTCGGGTGGTCATTCCCGGGATCTCGGATTTTCTCCCATTCCTCCCTTCGACCATCCTGACCGATGAAAAGACCAAACCGGCCACGGCCTGGAAAGGGGAGACCTTCATGAGAGTCATGCAGAGCTTTTTCACCCATCACTGA
- a CDS encoding nitrilase: MNDLKTAAVCMHANPGDIAGNLDRIESMTQEASANGADFVCFPELSVTGYIQTSPSRIYGLREMEKIVDRLVRTAKKTEIVLIAGLIEVTDEGNPYIAQIIAGPDGLIGTYRKTHLGPTETAVYCPGEKIEVFKVGKTTFGVQLCYEAHFPEISTRMALMGADIVLIPHASPRGAPEEKLQSWMRHLPARAFDNGLYVIACNQVGSFENGLTFPGVAVVLGPDGRVLTQYVGMKEHILYAELKDEILQDLRTHRMKYFLPERRPSLYEKTSVNGDQ; the protein is encoded by the coding sequence ATGAACGATCTCAAGACAGCCGCTGTCTGCATGCACGCCAATCCCGGAGACATTGCCGGAAACCTCGACAGAATAGAGTCCATGACCCAAGAGGCATCCGCCAACGGCGCCGATTTCGTCTGTTTCCCTGAGTTGTCGGTAACCGGCTATATCCAGACCTCTCCCTCCCGGATATATGGGCTCCGGGAGATGGAAAAAATAGTGGATCGGCTGGTCCGGACAGCGAAGAAGACAGAAATCGTTCTCATCGCCGGACTCATTGAGGTCACGGATGAAGGGAACCCTTATATCGCCCAGATAATCGCAGGCCCTGACGGCCTGATCGGGACCTACCGGAAGACGCATCTGGGCCCCACGGAGACGGCCGTCTATTGTCCTGGGGAAAAGATCGAGGTATTCAAGGTCGGAAAGACCACGTTCGGCGTGCAGCTCTGCTATGAAGCCCACTTCCCGGAGATCAGCACCCGGATGGCCCTCATGGGGGCGGATATTGTCCTCATCCCCCACGCCTCCCCGAGGGGGGCGCCCGAGGAAAAACTGCAAAGCTGGATGAGACACCTGCCGGCCAGGGCATTTGACAACGGGCTCTATGTGATCGCCTGCAACCAGGTGGGGTCCTTCGAAAACGGCCTTACCTTTCCAGGGGTTGCCGTGGTCTTGGGGCCGGACGGCCGGGTATTAACGCAGTATGTGGGCATGAAAGAACACATCCTCTATGCTGAACTCAAAGATGAGATCCTCCAGGATCTGAGAACCCACCGAATGAAATATTTCCTTCCGGAAAGAAGGCCGTCGCTGTATGAGAAGACATCCGTCAACGGGGATCAGTGA
- a CDS encoding radical SAM protein, producing the protein MKILLIYPYCLEERIHEDDVRVPPIGLYYVAAVLRENHYDCEILNWHQINRTPERIRETLAAKAPDVIGISVLHANRWGAIEIARIAKAVDPSVRVVFGGVGPTLLWEHFLKNFKEIDFCVLGEGEYAFLNLIQSIEKKDSRAIEKIPGIALRKKGGVVNTKAPIPIRDLDQLPDPANHFIYQHVSTTRGCPGNCTFCGSPRIWGRKVKFHSPRYFVDQLEHLHQKGVGFFYFSDDTFMLKKDNVIAICKGILERDLRISWAAISHVNYVDEEVLSWMRRAGCTQISYGVESGSEKIRDLLQKNIRTDQIQKAFSLTTRWGILPRAYFIYGCPGETWDTIQETIDLIHTIKPLGVIFYILDIFPGTALYADFVKRTGVKDDIWLRQVEDIMYFETDPCLNQELILAFGRKLRAEFYSSLPSFVDAIDLVDEEGFSGLHADFLSRLGMTFSHGDYAGIEAIPNKDETAAKLYERSLSYAPNDRAYLGLGIIRQKEREFHESIRILSEGVRHFPENEQLWICLGLSHMNLGQHSEGLSCFEKFRNSEQAASYIAECRRQL; encoded by the coding sequence TTGAAAATACTTCTTATATACCCTTATTGCCTTGAAGAGCGGATCCATGAGGACGATGTAAGGGTTCCCCCCATCGGACTCTATTATGTGGCTGCGGTCCTAAGGGAAAACCATTATGACTGCGAGATCCTGAACTGGCACCAGATCAACCGGACGCCGGAGCGTATCCGGGAAACCCTGGCCGCAAAGGCCCCGGACGTGATCGGCATTTCTGTTTTGCATGCCAATCGGTGGGGGGCCATCGAGATCGCGCGGATCGCCAAGGCGGTGGATCCGTCGGTCAGGGTTGTATTCGGGGGCGTCGGTCCCACCTTGTTGTGGGAGCACTTCCTAAAAAATTTCAAAGAGATCGACTTCTGTGTCCTGGGAGAAGGCGAATATGCGTTCCTTAACCTGATACAGTCGATCGAAAAGAAGGATTCACGGGCAATTGAAAAGATTCCGGGAATTGCCTTGAGAAAAAAGGGAGGGGTTGTCAACACCAAAGCGCCGATCCCCATTCGGGATCTCGATCAATTGCCGGATCCTGCAAACCACTTCATCTATCAGCATGTGAGTACTACCCGGGGGTGTCCGGGCAACTGCACCTTCTGCGGATCACCCCGAATCTGGGGTCGCAAGGTCAAGTTCCACTCCCCCCGGTATTTTGTCGATCAGTTGGAGCATCTGCATCAGAAGGGGGTTGGTTTTTTCTATTTTTCGGACGACACCTTCATGCTTAAGAAGGACAATGTGATAGCAATCTGCAAGGGGATACTCGAAAGGGATCTTCGGATCTCGTGGGCCGCCATCTCCCACGTCAATTATGTGGATGAAGAGGTCCTCTCCTGGATGCGACGGGCCGGGTGCACCCAGATCAGTTACGGGGTCGAAAGCGGTTCAGAGAAAATAAGAGACCTGCTGCAGAAAAATATCCGGACCGACCAGATCCAAAAGGCCTTCTCGTTGACGACTCGGTGGGGCATCCTTCCCCGGGCCTATTTCATCTATGGCTGCCCGGGAGAGACGTGGGACACCATTCAGGAAACCATCGACCTGATTCATACGATCAAGCCCCTCGGCGTTATTTTTTATATACTTGATATTTTTCCAGGAACCGCCCTTTATGCGGATTTTGTAAAGCGAACAGGCGTTAAAGACGATATCTGGCTCAGGCAGGTTGAAGATATCATGTATTTCGAGACAGACCCCTGTCTCAATCAGGAATTGATCCTTGCCTTCGGGAGGAAGCTGAGGGCAGAGTTCTACAGCAGCCTCCCCTCCTTTGTGGATGCCATCGACCTGGTGGACGAGGAAGGATTTTCCGGGCTGCATGCCGATTTTCTGTCGCGGCTCGGGATGACCTTCAGTCACGGTGATTATGCCGGGATAGAGGCCATCCCAAACAAAGATGAAACCGCCGCAAAACTGTATGAACGATCCTTGAGTTACGCCCCCAATGACAGGGCCTATCTGGGTCTGGGGATCATCCGGCAAAAGGAGAGGGAATTCCACGAATCCATCCGCATCCTCTCCGAGGGGGTACGGCATTTCCCGGAAAACGAGCAGTTATGGATCTGCCTGGGTCTGAGCCATATGAACTTGGGCCAGCATAGCGAGGGCCTCTCCTGTTTCGAAAAATTCAGAAACTCGGAACAGGCAGCGTCTTATATTGCAGAGTGCCGACGGCAATTATGA
- a CDS encoding DUF2780 domain-containing protein, producing MIVCVNPVHADSSGLISLLTSRLGVTDAQAEGGSGAILGHAKQKLSADDFSKVTDAMPETESLIEAAPETEGGGGLAGKLGRASSLLGGSEKTSSLAGVAGLSDSFSSLGLNADMIGQFTPIILEYAKSKGGDVVMSLLKGALQ from the coding sequence ATGATCGTCTGCGTAAACCCTGTTCATGCCGACAGCTCGGGACTGATCAGTCTGCTGACCAGCCGACTCGGTGTCACCGATGCGCAGGCCGAGGGCGGATCAGGCGCCATTCTGGGCCATGCCAAACAGAAGTTGAGTGCCGACGATTTTTCGAAGGTAACCGACGCCATGCCGGAGACGGAGTCTCTCATCGAGGCCGCGCCCGAGACAGAAGGAGGAGGGGGCCTGGCCGGGAAACTCGGCAGGGCCTCATCCCTGTTGGGCGGGAGTGAAAAAACCAGTTCGCTGGCCGGGGTGGCCGGTCTATCCGACAGCTTCTCCTCGCTTGGGCTCAATGCAGATATGATCGGGCAGTTCACCCCCATTATCCTGGAATACGCGAAGAGCAAAGGGGGCGATGTGGTAATGTCCCTCCTCAAGGGGGCCTTGCAGTAG
- a CDS encoding prolyl oligopeptidase family serine peptidase, producing the protein MKSLILSACVLLFFQGVTGCAKGLPQDRGFGPETYEVTMDIQANGFNRTYQIRIPSGGHAENPLPLAVVIHGAFDTGLGMEKFSGFSKLADRENFIVLYPDGMGLFGYLQHWNAGHCCGKAAKDKVDDVGFIAAAIDDACRRLNVDRTRIYILGFSNGGMMAYRFAAERADMLAGAAFLAASLGGKASEEEPDWRIPNPQKSLPVLIMHGLEDQDVPYNGGISPRRGGQRTYWSVPDCVDFWVDHNGCKGSPNENRFREGRVIVKSWDDCADGAAVSVWLIEGWGHDWPGIHFTGSLPDDEPLKDFDAAEILWDFFENHTATHASSNP; encoded by the coding sequence ATGAAATCACTGATCCTGTCCGCATGCGTCCTGCTTTTTTTCCAGGGAGTTACCGGATGTGCCAAGGGGTTGCCGCAAGACCGGGGTTTCGGGCCGGAAACCTACGAAGTTACGATGGACATACAGGCAAACGGGTTCAACAGGACCTATCAGATCCGCATCCCGTCCGGTGGGCACGCCGAAAATCCGCTCCCCCTTGCTGTGGTGATTCACGGGGCCTTCGATACCGGGCTTGGCATGGAAAAATTCAGTGGCTTCAGCAAACTGGCGGATCGCGAGAATTTCATAGTCCTCTACCCGGACGGTATGGGCCTGTTCGGTTATCTGCAGCACTGGAATGCCGGTCACTGCTGCGGGAAGGCGGCCAAGGACAAGGTGGATGACGTTGGGTTTATCGCTGCGGCCATTGACGATGCCTGCCGGCGTTTGAATGTGGATCGAACCCGCATCTATATCCTCGGTTTTTCAAACGGGGGAATGATGGCCTACCGGTTCGCCGCTGAAAGGGCAGACATGCTGGCCGGGGCGGCCTTCCTGGCGGCCTCCTTAGGGGGCAAGGCATCGGAAGAAGAACCTGATTGGCGCATTCCGAATCCCCAAAAATCCCTTCCTGTACTGATCATGCACGGTCTGGAAGATCAGGATGTTCCATATAATGGCGGCATCAGCCCCCGCAGGGGCGGTCAGCGAACCTACTGGTCGGTCCCGGATTGTGTGGATTTCTGGGTAGATCATAACGGATGCAAGGGATCTCCCAATGAGAATCGGTTTCGCGAAGGCCGGGTGATTGTCAAATCATGGGACGACTGTGCTGACGGTGCGGCGGTCTCCGTCTGGCTGATCGAAGGCTGGGGCCATGACTGGCCGGGAATCCATTTCACCGGTAGTCTTCCCGACGATGAACCTCTGAAGGATTTTGACGCCGCGGAAATCCTCTGGGATTTCTTTGAAAATCACACTGCAACCCATGCCTCGTCCAATCCTTGA
- the purB gene encoding adenylosuccinate lyase → MSNINVLSQRYAGPEINRIFSDEGRILAERELWIAVMKAQRGLGISIPADVIEGYEAAKPRIDLDFIKQRELETKHDVKARIEAFVKAAGMSEQIHKGMTSRDLTDNVEQMQFKKASRIILGRYVSVLKHLMDRASEYQDIVLTARTHHQAAQPTLLGRRFAMWAEELMVHLLNFETFLNGYPLRGIKGPVGTQFDMLTLLGTPEKVRMLENQVAESLGFQKVLDSPGQVYPRSLDYALLSHLAFMGTACETFAKGMRLMSGYELVTEGFKEGQVGSSAMPHKMNTRSSERICGFSTLIKMYADGASRLAGDQWEEGDVSCSVVRRIVMPDALYASDGLCETTLTVLCNMGVYPVVIQKEVDRYLPFLASTEILMTAVQAGVGRETAHEAIKRHAVAEAMTMRQEGTPPRLSRRLAEDEVFREAGITEAHLKAILKETGHFVGNARVQIQQVRSRAESLIQRHADAALYEPGEIL, encoded by the coding sequence ATGTCAAATATCAACGTATTGTCCCAGCGCTATGCCGGACCTGAGATCAATCGAATCTTTTCCGACGAGGGGAGAATTTTGGCCGAGCGGGAACTCTGGATTGCCGTGATGAAGGCCCAGAGAGGCCTGGGGATTTCGATTCCGGCCGATGTGATCGAAGGGTATGAGGCGGCCAAACCCCGCATCGACCTGGATTTCATCAAACAGCGGGAATTGGAGACCAAGCACGATGTCAAGGCCAGGATAGAGGCCTTTGTCAAGGCCGCGGGTATGTCCGAACAGATTCACAAGGGCATGACCAGCCGGGACCTCACCGACAATGTGGAACAGATGCAGTTCAAAAAGGCCTCCCGGATCATCCTGGGCCGCTATGTGTCGGTCCTGAAACACCTGATGGATCGGGCGTCGGAATATCAGGATATTGTCCTTACGGCCCGGACCCATCATCAGGCCGCGCAACCCACCCTCCTGGGGAGGCGGTTTGCCATGTGGGCTGAAGAACTCATGGTCCATCTTCTGAATTTTGAGACTTTTTTAAATGGCTATCCCCTTCGGGGGATCAAAGGTCCGGTGGGCACCCAGTTTGACATGCTCACCCTCCTCGGGACCCCTGAAAAGGTCCGGATGCTCGAAAACCAGGTGGCCGAGAGTCTCGGTTTTCAGAAGGTCCTCGACAGCCCCGGGCAGGTCTACCCACGATCATTGGATTATGCCCTTCTGTCCCATCTGGCATTCATGGGAACGGCCTGCGAGACCTTTGCCAAGGGGATGCGGCTCATGTCCGGGTATGAGCTGGTGACCGAGGGCTTCAAGGAGGGGCAGGTCGGGTCGAGCGCCATGCCCCACAAAATGAACACACGGAGTTCGGAGCGGATCTGCGGGTTCTCCACCCTGATCAAGATGTATGCGGACGGCGCCTCCCGGCTGGCCGGGGACCAGTGGGAAGAGGGGGATGTTTCCTGTTCGGTGGTGCGGCGGATCGTGATGCCCGACGCCCTATACGCCTCGGACGGGCTGTGTGAAACCACGCTCACGGTCCTCTGCAACATGGGGGTCTATCCGGTTGTCATACAGAAGGAGGTGGATCGGTATCTCCCCTTCCTGGCCAGCACCGAGATCCTCATGACCGCGGTCCAGGCAGGGGTGGGGAGGGAGACGGCCCATGAGGCCATCAAGCGGCACGCCGTGGCAGAGGCCATGACCATGCGTCAGGAGGGGACACCCCCCCGGCTTTCCCGGAGACTGGCCGAGGATGAAGTATTCAGGGAGGCCGGCATCACCGAGGCCCATCTCAAGGCCATCTTAAAGGAGACCGGGCATTTTGTGGGAAACGCCAGGGTGCAGATCCAGCAGGTCCGATCCAGGGCCGAATCCCTGATTCAACGCCATGCCGATGCGGCCCTGTATGAACCGGGGGAAATTCTCTGA
- a CDS encoding sterol desaturase family protein, which produces MTEFVTTNEAGLRIAFFVGIFLAVALVERVVPRRVLTTSKKTRWFGNIGIVFINTFLLRLLVPAGAVGVSVWIGHQGWGIFNYIRWPFWLEVALTVVILDFIIYMQHVMFHAVPVLWRLHMMHHADLDYDLTTGTRFHPLEIIISLGIKAVAITVLGAPPVGVIVFEILLNGTAMFNHGNFFIPLGIDRVLRLLVVTPDMHRVHHSVFPNETNTNFGFNLPWWDRLCGTYRSQPRKGHEQMTIGLNQFRDPSRLTLPWLLALPFIGTTGSYAIGKRGAKSSDDQT; this is translated from the coding sequence ATGACGGAATTCGTGACTACAAATGAAGCGGGCTTAAGGATAGCCTTTTTCGTCGGCATATTCCTGGCTGTGGCCCTTGTTGAGCGTGTGGTCCCTCGCCGGGTCCTGACCACGTCCAAAAAGACACGATGGTTCGGCAACATCGGCATCGTGTTCATCAATACCTTCCTGTTGCGGCTCTTGGTTCCTGCGGGCGCTGTGGGGGTCTCCGTATGGATCGGACATCAGGGCTGGGGCATCTTTAATTATATCCGATGGCCCTTCTGGCTGGAGGTGGCGCTGACGGTCGTCATCCTGGATTTCATCATCTACATGCAGCACGTCATGTTTCATGCGGTCCCGGTACTGTGGCGCCTCCACATGATGCATCACGCGGACCTGGATTATGATCTTACCACCGGCACCCGGTTTCACCCGCTCGAGATCATCATCTCCCTGGGAATCAAGGCGGTCGCCATTACAGTGCTGGGGGCCCCTCCGGTGGGCGTCATCGTCTTCGAGATCCTTCTCAACGGGACGGCCATGTTCAACCACGGTAATTTCTTTATCCCGCTGGGTATCGACCGGGTGCTGCGGCTCCTGGTGGTCACGCCGGATATGCACCGGGTCCATCATTCCGTATTTCCGAATGAAACCAACACCAACTTCGGGTTCAATCTCCCGTGGTGGGACCGCCTGTGCGGCACCTACCGGTCCCAGCCCAGAAAGGGTCACGAACAGATGACCATCGGCCTGAATCAGTTTCGCGACCCTTCCCGCCTCACCCTCCCCTGGCTCCTTGCCTTGCCCTTCATCGGCACCACCGGGAGCTACGCCATCGGCAAAAGGGGCGCCAAAAGCAGCGATGATCAGACGTGA